In one window of Cheilinus undulatus linkage group 23, ASM1832078v1, whole genome shotgun sequence DNA:
- the LOC121505758 gene encoding malate dehydrogenase, cytoplasmic-like has translation MAEYPDVHHAKVNVNGAEMNAYDAVKIKAWLRGDVISTVLQRGAAVIKARVLSSVMSAAKAVCNHMRDIWFSTNEGEFISMGVYAKGNSYGIPVDLVYSFPIQIKKKMN, from the coding sequence TACCCCGACGTCCACCACGCCAAGGTCAACGTGAACGGCGCTGAGATGAACGCCTACGACGCCGTGAAGATCAAGGCGTGGCTCAGAGGGGACGTCATATCTACAGTGCTGCAGCGCGGCGCCGCCGTCATCAAGGCCAGGGTGCTGTCCAGCGTCATGTCTGCCGCCAAGGCCGTCTGTAACCACATGAGGGACATCTGGTTCAGCACCAACGAGGGCGAGTTCATCTCCATGGGCGTGTACGCTAAAGGAAACTCCTACGGCATCCCAGTGGACCTCGTCTACTCCTTCCCCATTCAGATcaagaaaaagatgaattaa